DNA from Triticum aestivum cultivar Chinese Spring chromosome 7D, IWGSC CS RefSeq v2.1, whole genome shotgun sequence:
CCGTTAAATGCCCTGTTCAGCTAGGCCATGCTTGGACAACAAGGCTGGCGCATTCTCGCTTCGCCGGAATCCCTCTGCAATCATGTTCTCAAGGGAAGATATTTCCCCCATGGTGATTTCTGGCATGCCAAAGCCCCACGATCTGCCCCCTACACTCGACGCAACATCTTGTTCGGTTGGGAGCTGCTACAACAGGGGGTGCAATGGGGCATCGGCAATTGATCTGTTGTTCGGATTACGAGTGATCACTGGATACCGTCCACGCTGCCGGACTTGCTTCAAACTGTGTCCCCGATATCGTCTACTGCTACAGTCAAGTGTCTCCTGGACGTGGATCAAGGTTCCTGGAGCGAGGAAACGGTTCGAGCTTTCTTTCAGGACGAGATTGCCAACGAGATTCTGTTGCTTCCAGTTGGCCGACATGGCAAGGAAGATTATGTGAGATGGCCTCATACCATATTTGGCGAGTATTCGGTTTGCTCAGCTTATAACTTAGCTCGAACAGCTCGGTTCCAAAGGGTGCGTAGTGCTTCTGGGTGAGGAATGTCGTTTGATGGTGGGGCAGCTGAGAAGAGCTGGAAATACATCTGGTCTATCAAAGCCCCAAACAAGATGAAAGTGGTTATGTGGAGACTTGCTCACGACTGCCTCCCGTCCGGTGTCCAACTCCAACACTGTCATGTTTCGACGTCGGACCTGTGCTGTTTCTGTGGCAGAACGGAAGGTATCGAGCACTCGCTCTTGTTTTGCCATTTTGCTTATGAGGTCTAGTCGCATGTGAGGCAATTCTTTGACATTAAGTTATGGTGGTCTAATTTTTCTTCGCCAAGATAGTGGCTCCTCGATTTCCTTTCACATTCTTCTGACCTGATGCAACGGTCATGGTTGTGACTGTTTGACACATTCGGGAGGCGTGGAATTTTGCATGAAACAATGAAGATGAGTCGCACCCTGTTCGTACTGCTTTCAAGATTAAAGCTTATGTGGGTCTGATTGTTCGGCATCTATACAAACCGGACCCTACGCATAGACGTGATACATTGCTTCAAGCACTGCTTGGTCTCCGCCGCCACCAGGTTCCCTTTTATTCGTGTCTGATGTTGCGATCTTCTCCGAGCTAGGGAAGATTGGTGCAGGGGTGGTCGCTCTAAATTCTGATGCCCAATGTGTTGTTGCCTGCCGAGAAGCGACCAATGGAAGGCATGTACCTGAGTTGGCCGAGGCCTTGGCTCTTCGGCGAGCCGTTTATCTTGCACGGGAGGAAGGATGCGAATCGGTGATCTTCGCATCTTACTGTCTATCCCTGGTGCAGAGGGTCAATTCTTCTATGCGTGTCCATTCGCTGATGGGCTCAGTGGCGTCGGACAACAAATACGGCGCGTCGAGCATCTCTTCTGTGTTGTTCAAGCATACTCGTCCGCAATCTAATGTTTTAGCTCATTATTTAGCCAAGTCGTGTATGGACTCTGATGGTCTTTGTGTTTTTCATCCTACTCTGGTTTGCATCGGGAATACTCTATGTAACTATGTTGTTCGACTAATAAAGTGCTGACGTTTTCCTAAAAAGAAAACCACCAAAAAATTACAGGCAAATATGCATTTTGACCCACCAGCAGCAGTACATTCGAAATGccagaaaagaaaagggaaactCGCGTTCGCCAGTGTGCCAAAACGGAACTCATCCACGGCATCGCTCATACCAGAGCACACGGATCGCGATCCGCGTGACGCAGCAAAACCAAATCGCCGCCCTCCATTCGGCCTCGATCCAACGGCGCCCATCCCACCCTCCGCCGCCCAGCCCGCCAGGCCGAAATCCGAAGCCCCAAATTATCGCGCGCGACGGCGCGAAGCACCAAACCCATCCTCGTTCGATCCCCTTTAAAACCCACCTCCATTCTTCCCCAATTCCACCACCGCGAAGTGAAATCCCAATCTCCAAAGCCGCAGCGCAGCAGCAGCCAGATCCCCATCCCCTCCACCACGATGGCCCGCACGAAGCAGACGGCCCGCAAGTCCACCGGCGGCAAGGCGCCGAGGAAGCAGCTCGCCACCAAGGCGGCGCGCAAGTCGGCGCCGGCCACCGGCGGCGTGAAGAAGCCCCACCGCTTCAGGCCGGGAACCGTCGCCCTCCGCGAGATCCGCAAGTACCAGAAGAGCACGGAGCTGCTCATCCGCAAGCTCCCCTTCCAGCGCCTCGTCCGTGAGATCGCGCAGGACTTCAAGACCGACCTCCGCTTCCAGAGCTCCGCCGTCTCCGCCCTGCAGGAGGCCGCCGAGGCCTACCTCGTCGGGCTGTTCGAGGACACCAACCTCTGCGCCATCCACGCCAAGCGCGTCACcatcatgcccaaggacatccaGCTCGCCCGCCGCATCCGAGGGGAGAGGGCCTAGGTTCTGGGTCGCCGGTAATACTGGCTAGTAGCTGTTCTTGTCTTGTGATCCGGATGTGTGTCgggtgcttctgtttgttggtgttgaTATGATGTGTCGTCTTATCCTAATGTATTGTGATGCTTGAATGAAATTGCAATGGAAAAGTTCAGTTATCGTGCCAATTCTGTCCCCAAGTGTCACTGTTTGTTTATAAATTGCTCCGTGATTCTGCAATGTTCTTGTGACAAGAAGCAAGCTGATTATGCAACTGATAGGTTTGGTTCCTGTGATCCAGTTTCTTGCACTTATCCTGTTTGGTGTGATTCTGAACATGGCTGGGCTGGTTGATGTGGATTAGCTGAAGCTGAATCCTGCATCACATCAACATGTCGCCACTTCACCTAGTTGAAAATTTGCAATGAATGTGGTCTACTTTATCTCCATTTCTCAGATCTTTTTAATTACTGTAAGTTCTGTGATTGGATGTTATGTTTGCTGAATGATATCCTTCTGGGGATGATTCTTGTGCTGAGTTTTTTCTGGTTGTGATTGTTCATGCCATGTCTTCATGATGATTCTTGTGGATAAGAAACTTGCAGTTGACAATTACAGTGGATATGTTTGCTCAAAAAAATAAAATTACAGTAGACACTACAGTTTTTTCTGTCTGATCATTTCAGTACCATCCATCTAATCTAACAAGTTTACAACATGCAGTTGTTGAGTTGTACTGTACATTATAAGAGAAACGAGTACTGTGATTAAACTTGTGCTGTGATCAGCCTATGAGAGCATATAACAGGACACACTTTAAGGCCATTATTTTCTGTATCATCCTACGCCACTGTTAACTGACAGAATGCGCAATTTGGTGTCAACAGCACCCTATTCGATTAAACCTGTGCTGTGATCAGCCTATTATGAGACTATGTCTCAAAGTTTTCTTGAAAGATTAGAAGTGGACATGAGTACAAGCCACTCATCACTGCAGTTGTTATGATATTGTTTTCAGTTTCAGTGGCATGAATTCCATCCCAGCTCGCGTGGTTCTGCGCTTCTCTGCAGGCCGTTGCACTTGCAATGTCACCGTTTTCAAACTTGCTGGCACACATTTGGGTTAAAATTGTGAGCTCTGTTACTATATCCAGAGCAAGCCTCGGTGTAATGCGGAAGCTACACAAGGCCAACCAGTTTCAGTAGTACTTGACACTTGTATTTTCAGATATGGATATGAACCAAAACGTCTGATGTACTCATTGGATGGCAGAAATGATTCTAGAGGGAGATTACCATGAGCTTCTGGATGCCTTAACATCCCCTGTATGTGTCTGACAACTGAAGGCGGAATTTCCCTGACAGTCTATCGTGTCAGAAAGGTTGCTTAAAACATCAGATCAGCATCAGGTGAGTTTTACAGTCCCGTGTACAGCAAACAATCCATCTTGGTCTGAACTGTAAAATTCACGAAATTCAGACCATGTTCGTAGTGTCGTTTTGCCAGCAGATTTTTTTCGCCACATGTGCCAACCGATCCTACCATTCTATTGCCGAACTCCTTCATCTGTCCGAGCTGAATGGCGTGGGACATGTCGAGCGTCAGCGCCGTCAAACCAGCGCGGCGAACTTCATGGGCATTGCGTGAGACAGTGCGAAATCAAGTGTGGGAGAAGAAGCTGATCTTCCATGCTGTGATCTGCTTCCTTGTCTTGGCGGCGAGAGCTCCTCCAATAGAGGAGCTTCAGCGTAGAAGCAGCCCGAATGCCAGGTTTCAAGCGAACGTGCAAAGCCACTAGAGCTCCCGGTGCTTAGTGACTAAAGGCAGCGCAGGACTatatgaacaatttttttaaaatgtgAAGAATATTGGAAAAAGTGAATTTAAAAAACACACTGAACTGTTTTTAGTATATGGTGAACAATTttaaaatacacattgaacatttttcatatacattgaaCTTTTTTTCGAATGCACACTGAACAAATTTtctatacatgatgaacatttttggaaattgCGAACAAATTTCGAATATCCGACAAATTTTCTGAATTGCGAACAAAAGTTTAAGTACGTGAACAAAATTCTAAAACATGGAAAAAATTAAACTATGAACAAATTAAGAAGTGAACATaatttgaaattgtgaacaatttCTGAATTCCGATTTTCTAAGTTTGATTTTCttaatgtgaacaaaatttgaaaaattgAACAATTTTTGCAAACatttacaaaaataaaaaatatgaacaGTTTTCAGAAATTGAGGACAAATTTTTAATTCGTGAATTTTGGTTGAAATCAtaagaaaattttgaaattttgaactaagaaaataaaatgaagaaaagaaaaaggaaaacaaaaaaggaaaCCGAAAAAACCGGTtgagggaaccttctagaaggtgtTCCGAAAACCGGTTTGCGTCGCACTGATTTAACATTGCAGATGGGCCGACCTGTCTAAGCGCGCCGCAACAGTTGGACGCACACGGGCGTCAAATAGGGTTTGCCCTTTGCCGCGTCGTATTGGTCTGATCATGCTGGTTTCTCTTGGGCTATAAAAGTTGAGTCCTACTGAGCTGAACAAAGTTGGCCCGATTTGGCCCACAGGCCAACTCTCGACAACCCAGATGCTTCAAGCTTttcttcggctcgctccagtggttatagtcgtcgctaggtggtctacggacatgGTTACAATTTATTATCTCTATGTTTCTTTATACTACCATGATTGAAAATGATTAGATTAAGAATTTCTCGTAAAAAAATATTTTACCAGAGTTAAGCAATAATGTTCCTACGTACGTGTTCTAAAAGGAAGACTATATTTGCGAACTTTGGTTTGCGCCACTGGTACTCGAATAGGAACCGGATTCAACTTTTCATCGAGAATCTTTAGTGGCATTTTTGAAACTAGCACCAATTGTTCTCTCTTTTTAGTGGCTATAAGGACTAAAGAATTctatttgtgttggttggatgagaAAGAAGATGAGAGGGAAGGAAAGCGGGTCGTAGATTACCAGTCGGCTGCAGCAcggactccaaaaaacattatgAGAGTATACGGTGGGTCATGCATTAATAAAGTAATACTACTTAGCAACTAACTACTATAGAAGATGGCTATTAGGTTGACTACTTCTACATGGCAACTTCATATAGTCCGACAGCGGTTTTCATGGTTGTGCTGGTACATGGCCAGTATTCTGTAGCTGCACAAGCTTACCGAAATCTGATCCTATGGTCCGACGGCGGTCTTCATGGTGTTTACATTTTTTTTCCATGTATGGCAAgccaaactgaaggaaatatgccctagaggcaataataaagttgttttctatatttccttatatcatgataaatgtttattattcatgctagaattgtattaactgaaaaattagtacatgtgtgaatacatagacaaaacagagtgtccctagtatgcctctactagactagctagttaatcaaagatggtta
Protein-coding regions in this window:
- the LOC123168782 gene encoding histone H3.2 is translated as MARTKQTARKSTGGKAPRKQLATKAARKSAPATGGVKKPHRFRPGTVALREIRKYQKSTELLIRKLPFQRLVREIAQDFKTDLRFQSSAVSALQEAAEAYLVGLFEDTNLCAIHAKRVTIMPKDIQLARRIRGERA